The following coding sequences are from one Candidatus Binataceae bacterium window:
- a CDS encoding UvrD-helicase domain-containing protein — protein sequence MNRYYWRPDIVEQVPLDGHCVIEASAGTGKTFAIEHLVVEILLNSDTRLDQILAVTFTEKAASELRARIRATIEKPLRAEVEADLGAWVPLDLEKAGRLERALFSFERAPIHTIHGFCHRTLADFALLSGTRLQLEVADARTMFHEAFRSELREHFAADEWIGPLLEEWLADDRGSDRLEALLFDANERHYLDSGASVRNSAAADELVASFDYSRLRHELRPRAKGAASLDLETIAEAIKRSAHDTSRLRRDLDAQALRRIAALEHSPGLSPETRRLLNALGRMQFAVPLEARIIDCFLPPVARRLDRIKRERGVIDFGDMPRWLWSALDGPHGARLATILRERFRVGLVDEFQDTDDLQWRIFRRIFVEGVGTRLLVVGDPKQAIYGFRDADVFTYLKAKTELLEKHGAAFVPLVENFRSTADAIDAVNLIFEPTPAPAFFVDGDIRYDRPVTCGSSPTGGHPPPIKPISIFILPPGAKLAARRYRAMLGRKIAASLKNLFDETPPEGTGQTPQSAPDVFVLTRTLMESREIAGYLREAGVPYAFYKQDGLFKTREAGHILDVLRAVAEPHRRSHRLKAWSTPFFGVALRDLPGLEEVDPAHPLMARLLQWKTLGDERRFAELFSAMLHESGMAARELLLADSQRELTNYEHVFEILVERALLAAPDLFDLIQMLASWVDGDDLPPGESPGVQRLESERDAVQIVTVHKAKGLQADIVVLFGGYAHAPPQRDRVSVFHTNGERQVIAGPSARNAAKEQLANEERAENERLLYVALTRARKKLYLAMFPPDATLRKLDGYYRKLNERLITLAGAEGESGSRFAKLVEIVPLRAGGAQQTDEELANSNGAGFQGVPERLLSDDQDHRLARSLREIVARHRALSIDSYTSLQRRATLAYQADPSIFKYDVDPAAAEPPFRDDLASGRAVGIFLHEVIEQLDLRALANAPDLETWMATTEVRETIAATARRHQVSQAEAGLARGAQIVFNALRSPLALGNETVPALVNCEGAREMEFTFPIPAPDHPLLGLGSRGEWTIERGLLVGFVDFVFRFRDRTYFADWKSDLLPSYDPATIAAHVSDHYLLQARIYTVGIVRLLRIRERSEYEERFGGLVYVFLRGLKPDGDGRAGAYFHRPSWEEILHYERDLMTAG from the coding sequence GGAGCATGGGTACCGCTCGATCTCGAGAAGGCGGGACGGCTGGAGCGGGCGCTCTTTTCCTTCGAACGCGCACCGATTCACACGATCCATGGCTTTTGCCATCGGACGCTGGCCGATTTTGCGCTTCTGAGCGGTACCCGTCTGCAGCTCGAAGTTGCGGATGCGCGAACGATGTTTCACGAGGCGTTCCGCTCCGAGCTGCGCGAACACTTCGCGGCGGACGAGTGGATAGGCCCGCTGCTCGAGGAATGGCTGGCCGACGATCGCGGCAGCGATCGGTTGGAAGCCCTGCTGTTCGATGCCAATGAGCGCCACTATCTCGATTCGGGCGCGTCGGTGCGAAACTCCGCCGCTGCCGACGAACTCGTGGCAAGTTTCGATTATTCGCGGCTCAGGCACGAATTGCGCCCCCGGGCGAAAGGCGCGGCGTCCTTGGATCTCGAAACGATCGCCGAGGCGATCAAACGTTCAGCCCACGATACGTCGCGTCTGCGCCGCGACCTTGATGCTCAGGCGCTCAGGCGGATTGCCGCGTTGGAGCACTCGCCCGGTCTGTCGCCGGAGACCCGGCGACTCCTCAATGCCCTTGGGCGGATGCAGTTCGCTGTGCCCCTTGAAGCGCGCATCATCGATTGTTTTCTTCCTCCGGTCGCGCGGCGGCTCGATCGCATCAAGCGCGAACGCGGAGTCATCGACTTCGGCGATATGCCGCGCTGGCTATGGTCGGCGCTCGATGGACCCCACGGTGCCCGGCTGGCGACGATCCTACGCGAACGATTCCGCGTCGGACTGGTCGATGAATTCCAGGACACCGACGATCTTCAATGGCGCATCTTTCGCAGGATCTTCGTCGAAGGTGTCGGCACTCGGTTGCTGGTAGTTGGCGATCCGAAGCAGGCAATCTATGGTTTTCGCGATGCGGACGTTTTTACCTACCTGAAAGCGAAAACCGAGTTGCTGGAAAAGCACGGCGCCGCTTTCGTTCCATTGGTTGAGAACTTCCGCTCGACGGCCGACGCGATAGATGCTGTTAATCTGATTTTTGAGCCCACTCCCGCGCCGGCTTTCTTTGTCGACGGCGACATCCGCTACGACCGTCCGGTCACGTGCGGTTCCTCTCCGACGGGCGGACACCCACCTCCTATAAAACCGATCTCGATCTTCATCCTGCCTCCGGGCGCGAAGCTGGCGGCGCGACGTTACCGTGCAATGCTCGGCAGAAAAATCGCTGCGAGTTTGAAGAATCTGTTCGACGAAACGCCACCTGAGGGCACTGGCCAGACTCCCCAAAGCGCGCCCGATGTTTTCGTGCTGACCCGCACCTTGATGGAAAGCCGCGAGATTGCCGGGTACCTGCGCGAGGCCGGTGTCCCATACGCATTCTACAAGCAGGATGGTCTATTCAAGACCCGCGAGGCGGGGCACATTCTCGACGTGCTGCGCGCCGTCGCGGAACCGCACCGGCGCTCCCATCGGCTCAAGGCTTGGTCGACACCGTTTTTCGGCGTGGCGCTGCGCGATCTGCCGGGTCTCGAAGAAGTAGACCCGGCTCATCCGCTGATGGCGCGGTTGCTGCAATGGAAAACGCTCGGGGATGAGCGACGGTTCGCGGAGCTCTTCAGCGCAATGCTCCATGAGAGCGGTATGGCAGCGCGCGAGTTGCTGCTGGCGGATTCCCAGAGAGAGCTGACCAATTACGAGCATGTTTTCGAAATCCTTGTGGAGAGAGCGCTCTTAGCCGCACCCGACCTTTTCGACCTGATTCAGATGCTCGCGAGCTGGGTCGATGGGGACGATCTACCGCCCGGCGAAAGTCCCGGCGTTCAGCGGCTCGAAAGCGAGCGCGATGCTGTCCAGATAGTGACGGTGCACAAAGCTAAGGGCCTCCAAGCCGACATCGTGGTGCTGTTCGGCGGATATGCGCACGCGCCGCCACAACGTGACCGGGTGTCGGTCTTCCACACCAATGGGGAAAGACAGGTAATTGCCGGACCGTCTGCCCGAAATGCAGCAAAGGAGCAGCTCGCAAATGAAGAACGCGCCGAAAACGAAAGGCTGCTCTATGTCGCTCTAACTCGCGCGAGAAAGAAACTTTACCTGGCAATGTTTCCGCCGGATGCGACTCTGCGCAAGCTTGACGGCTACTATCGCAAGTTGAACGAGCGACTTATCACGCTCGCCGGCGCTGAGGGCGAATCTGGCAGCCGGTTTGCGAAGCTGGTCGAGATAGTTCCGCTGCGCGCGGGCGGTGCGCAACAAACGGATGAGGAGTTGGCGAACAGCAACGGCGCCGGCTTCCAGGGGGTACCCGAGAGGTTACTGAGCGACGACCAGGATCATCGGCTGGCGCGATCGCTTCGCGAGATCGTAGCTCGTCACCGCGCACTTTCTATTGATTCCTACACCTCCCTGCAGCGGCGGGCCACACTCGCTTACCAGGCCGATCCATCGATTTTCAAATATGACGTCGACCCGGCGGCGGCCGAGCCCCCGTTTCGTGACGACCTGGCGAGCGGTCGAGCGGTGGGAATTTTTCTGCACGAAGTAATCGAACAGCTCGACCTGCGCGCGCTGGCCAACGCGCCCGACCTCGAGACCTGGATGGCGACGACTGAGGTGCGAGAGACAATCGCCGCGACTGCGCGCCGCCATCAGGTGTCGCAGGCCGAGGCCGGGCTCGCTCGGGGAGCGCAGATTGTATTTAACGCGTTGCGCTCGCCGCTGGCGCTGGGCAACGAAACCGTTCCGGCGTTGGTGAATTGCGAGGGCGCTCGCGAGATGGAGTTTACCTTTCCGATTCCGGCACCAGACCATCCGCTACTGGGTCTCGGCAGCCGCGGCGAGTGGACCATCGAGCGCGGGTTGCTGGTCGGATTCGTGGACTTCGTCTTCCGCTTTCGCGATCGGACCTATTTTGCGGATTGGAAGAGCGACCTCCTGCCTTCCTACGATCCGGCGACCATCGCGGCCCACGTCTCCGATCACTATTTGCTTCAGGCACGCATCTACACGGTGGGAATTGTCCGCTTGCTGCGGATTCGCGAGCGCAGCGAGTACGAAGAGCGGTTTGGCGGCCTGGTCTATGTCTTTCTGCGTGGCCTGAAGCCGGATGGCGACGGCCGCGCGGGGGCTTATTTTCATCGGCCGAGCTGGGAGGAGATCCTCCACTACGAGCGCGATCTGATGACGGCGGGGTAG
- a CDS encoding sigma-70 family RNA polymerase sigma factor: MSHQPASDEMARQLRTAWFTYLDTIEPVRPALYQYCRRLTRDVWDAEDLLQETLLRGFAAIGRGDLHGDGSRVKDTRAYVFRVATNLWIDQLRHNEVRSGRPDIPEPSPTAEQAVATREAAAKLLTQASPQQRAAIVLKDIFDFTAEEIAVMLSTTVGAVKSALHRGRTNLQEPRHEVPASPRTPSRELIDRVVAAFNARDVDAMTDLLLENVTLEVPGVGGERGKNMIWVHASLSHPSFRSEALMYQGEWIVITWDEQAPSVSWPA; encoded by the coding sequence ATGAGCCACCAGCCTGCATCCGACGAGATGGCCCGGCAACTGCGAACTGCCTGGTTCACATATCTCGACACGATCGAACCGGTTCGCCCCGCCCTGTATCAGTATTGTCGCCGTCTCACGCGCGACGTGTGGGATGCAGAAGATCTGTTACAGGAAACCTTGCTTCGAGGTTTCGCTGCCATAGGGCGGGGTGATCTGCATGGCGATGGCAGCCGGGTGAAAGACACGCGCGCTTACGTATTCCGAGTCGCGACCAATCTCTGGATTGACCAGCTTCGCCACAACGAAGTCCGCTCTGGCCGGCCGGATATTCCCGAGCCCTCACCCACGGCAGAGCAGGCCGTCGCGACGCGCGAAGCGGCTGCGAAGCTGCTTACTCAGGCCTCGCCGCAGCAGCGTGCGGCCATCGTGCTAAAAGACATTTTCGATTTTACCGCCGAAGAGATTGCCGTGATGTTGTCGACCACGGTCGGCGCGGTCAAGTCAGCGCTTCATCGTGGACGCACAAACCTGCAGGAACCGCGGCACGAGGTCCCTGCCTCACCGCGCACCCCGTCAAGGGAGCTCATCGATCGCGTCGTCGCGGCATTCAACGCGCGTGACGTCGATGCAATGACGGACCTGCTACTGGAGAACGTGACCCTCGAGGTACCAGGCGTGGGCGGCGAGCGCGGCAAGAACATGATTTGGGTCCATGCCTCGCTTTCGCACCCCTCGTTCAGATCCGAGGCGTTGATGTACCAGGGTGAGTGGATCGTCATTACCTGGGACGAACAGGCTCCGAGCGTGTCCTGGCCGGCGTGA
- the tkt gene encoding transketolase produces the protein MANSQIDQLCINTIRTLSIDAVQQANSGHPGTPMGMAPVVYCLWQRFLRFDPKDPIWPNRDRFVLSAGHASMLLYSMLHLTGVLAVDPQYEIVGRPTVSLDDIKHFRQLDSRCPGHPEYHWTSGIETTTGPLGQGVATSVGMAIAGLWQANHFNRSDFEMFNYNVYSLCGDGCMMEGVSNEAASLAGHLKLPNLCWIYDNNHVTIEGHTDLTFSDDVATRFIGYGWNVTRVGDANDLEMLERAFHVFLDTNDRPTLIIVDSHIGYGSPHKQDTSEAHGEALGEEEVKLVKRNYGWPEDAKFLVPDGVRQNFDANVGKRGSECSSAWNDKLAQYATKFPDLAGQIHRMQRRELPDGWDKEIPSFPADPKGIATRDSSGTVLNSLAKSVPWLMGGAADLSPSTKTRLTFAGVGDFNATNRSGRNFHFGIREHAMGAVLNGMALSKIRPFGSGFLIFSDYCKPAIRLAALMEVPVIYVFTHDSIGLGEDGPTHQPIEQIIGLRAIPNLIVLRPCDANEVAEAWRVVMQLQHEPVCMILSRQALPTLDRTKYGPASGVAKGAYVLADAAGGKPEVILLSTGSEVSLCVDAFEKLKADGVRARVVSMPSWELFERQPEAYRSQVLPPEVRARVSVEQASVVGWAYYTGAGAHGIGMHTFGASAPLKALLKKFGFTPEKVVEAAKEAIARNGRI, from the coding sequence GTGGCAAACTCCCAGATCGATCAGTTGTGCATCAACACCATCCGCACTCTATCCATCGACGCGGTCCAGCAGGCCAACTCCGGTCATCCCGGGACCCCGATGGGAATGGCGCCGGTGGTCTATTGCCTGTGGCAGCGCTTCCTGCGGTTCGATCCGAAGGATCCGATTTGGCCCAACCGGGATAGGTTTGTGCTATCTGCCGGCCATGCGTCGATGCTGCTCTACTCGATGCTGCATCTGACGGGCGTGCTCGCGGTCGACCCGCAATACGAGATAGTCGGGAGACCAACCGTCTCGCTCGATGACATCAAGCATTTTCGGCAGCTGGACAGCCGTTGCCCTGGCCATCCCGAGTATCACTGGACTTCCGGCATCGAGACGACCACCGGGCCTCTCGGACAAGGCGTCGCGACCAGCGTTGGGATGGCGATCGCCGGGCTCTGGCAGGCCAATCACTTCAACCGCTCCGATTTCGAGATGTTCAACTACAACGTCTACTCACTCTGCGGCGACGGTTGCATGATGGAGGGCGTGTCGAACGAGGCCGCATCGCTGGCCGGCCATTTGAAGCTGCCCAACCTCTGCTGGATCTACGACAACAACCACGTAACCATCGAAGGCCACACTGACCTAACCTTCAGCGACGACGTTGCGACCCGCTTCATCGGTTACGGATGGAACGTTACGCGAGTCGGCGACGCCAACGACCTCGAAATGCTCGAACGCGCGTTCCACGTCTTCCTGGACACGAACGACCGCCCGACTCTGATCATCGTCGACAGCCACATCGGATACGGGTCACCGCACAAGCAGGATACTAGCGAGGCGCACGGAGAAGCGCTCGGAGAAGAGGAAGTCAAGCTGGTCAAGCGCAACTACGGATGGCCGGAGGATGCGAAATTCCTGGTGCCGGACGGGGTACGCCAGAACTTTGATGCCAACGTGGGCAAGCGCGGTAGCGAGTGCAGCTCCGCGTGGAATGACAAGCTCGCGCAGTACGCAACCAAGTTCCCCGACCTGGCCGGGCAGATTCATCGGATGCAGCGGCGCGAGCTGCCCGATGGGTGGGACAAGGAGATTCCGAGTTTTCCCGCCGATCCGAAGGGGATCGCGACTCGCGACTCCTCGGGCACGGTCCTCAACTCGCTCGCGAAAAGTGTCCCCTGGCTGATGGGTGGCGCCGCCGACCTCTCGCCCTCCACCAAAACGCGGCTCACCTTTGCGGGTGTCGGCGATTTCAATGCCACCAATCGCAGCGGTCGAAATTTTCATTTCGGGATCCGCGAGCACGCGATGGGCGCGGTGCTCAACGGGATGGCGCTGAGCAAGATCCGTCCCTTCGGCAGCGGCTTTCTGATTTTCAGCGACTACTGCAAGCCCGCAATTCGCCTCGCCGCGCTAATGGAAGTGCCGGTGATCTATGTGTTCACGCACGATTCGATCGGCCTGGGCGAGGACGGCCCGACCCATCAACCGATCGAACAGATCATAGGACTGCGCGCGATCCCGAACCTGATTGTGCTGCGGCCCTGCGACGCGAACGAGGTGGCCGAGGCGTGGCGGGTGGTCATGCAATTGCAGCATGAGCCGGTCTGCATGATCTTGAGCCGCCAGGCATTGCCGACGCTTGATCGGACGAAATATGGGCCCGCCAGCGGTGTGGCCAAAGGCGCTTACGTCCTGGCCGACGCCGCCGGCGGCAAGCCCGAGGTGATCCTGCTCTCAACGGGAAGCGAAGTTTCGCTGTGTGTCGATGCATTCGAGAAGCTCAAGGCGGACGGAGTTCGCGCGCGCGTGGTGAGTATGCCGTCGTGGGAGCTCTTCGAACGGCAGCCGGAAGCTTATCGCTCGCAGGTATTACCGCCCGAGGTGCGGGCCCGGGTGTCGGTCGAGCAGGCATCGGTCGTAGGATGGGCCTATTATACTGGCGCGGGTGCACATGGAATCGGAATGCACACCTTTGGCGCGTCCGCACCGTTGAAGGCGTTGCTGAAAAAATTCGGCTTCACTCCCGAAAAGGTCGTAGAAGCCGCCAAGGAAGCCATCGCGAGGAACGGCAGAATTTGA
- a CDS encoding AAA family ATPase: MEAAHDKYQRLALRGAWRRFEISGGGRTGDLENRLRALEEKVGDLNLERDAVHLASELAALEPHLDDDARFALIVLTMVTLAALAQGSTRFPVTGETAREPMHHLLGALVGTDAAAGEKVRRSIEDLLLNRRVANVISRTDLDRTPLLFLEPFILHARSRALERRLVDSITARRKRAEPLEAARIERALDDVTERPAYAGAARIELSTEQLSAVRTAVGSPLALISGGPGTGKTSIVVAILRVLARLKVPPREITLAAPTGRAAFRLRDAVTTSLLRIATPSAEDEQLLAAAPDAVTVHRLLGYSPDRSIFLHHRNNPIAARAVIVDEASMLDLAMMERLVGAVAAEAQLVFLGDVDQLPSVSAGAAFRDLVPLDRVHPLSNSSVRLSRNYRTPSSSPTGAAIVEVCRRINAGDQTLASGVNSGGKLAPQLRSKVDEIEFNGVELLPAPPGGLDEFLDRWEREQIVGGAETDSLVNHEYAIGEETISNEDHTSLTQLCDYRARTRILCATRVGLSGSDAINARMHRQMLHNRAGQTIRGVPMIAGDPVVVVRNDYDRSLFNGDQGVVVNALDSDGRHYGAAVFVRGSDLAVFRLDMLGDLLELGYATTVHKAQGSEFDIAAVMLPERDLPVLTRELLYTAVSRCCRGVVIVGDPGLLSAGIARKAVRYSGVAAELAARFPPGVPEQLELPLARSRSRDT, from the coding sequence ATGGAGGCTGCGCACGACAAATACCAACGACTTGCCTTGCGCGGCGCGTGGCGCCGGTTTGAGATTTCAGGCGGCGGGCGAACCGGCGACCTCGAGAACCGGCTGCGCGCGCTGGAGGAAAAGGTCGGAGACCTCAACCTCGAGCGCGACGCGGTTCATCTGGCGTCGGAATTGGCAGCGCTGGAGCCGCACCTCGACGATGACGCGCGCTTCGCGTTGATCGTCTTGACCATGGTGACCCTGGCCGCACTTGCCCAGGGCAGCACCCGTTTTCCGGTCACCGGTGAGACCGCTCGCGAGCCGATGCATCACCTACTCGGTGCACTGGTCGGGACCGACGCGGCCGCAGGCGAGAAAGTCCGTCGTTCGATAGAAGACCTGCTTCTCAACCGGCGGGTCGCAAACGTAATCAGCCGTACGGACCTGGATCGGACGCCCTTGCTGTTTCTAGAGCCGTTCATCTTACACGCGAGGTCACGCGCCCTCGAACGGCGGCTGGTGGACAGTATTACGGCGCGGCGTAAGCGCGCGGAGCCTTTGGAGGCGGCGCGCATCGAGCGCGCCCTAGATGATGTTACCGAACGACCGGCCTACGCGGGCGCCGCGCGGATCGAACTCTCCACCGAGCAGCTAAGCGCGGTCCGAACCGCGGTGGGCTCTCCGTTGGCGCTGATTTCGGGTGGACCTGGCACCGGCAAGACGTCGATCGTGGTCGCCATCCTTAGAGTGCTCGCACGGCTTAAGGTGCCGCCACGCGAAATTACCCTGGCCGCGCCCACCGGGCGCGCCGCGTTCCGCCTGCGGGACGCGGTGACAACGTCGCTGCTGCGGATTGCCACTCCATCGGCAGAAGATGAGCAGCTTTTGGCGGCAGCTCCCGATGCCGTAACGGTTCATCGTCTCCTCGGCTACTCTCCCGATCGCAGCATATTTCTTCACCATCGCAACAATCCGATCGCGGCGCGCGCTGTGATTGTTGACGAAGCTTCGATGCTCGACCTCGCGATGATGGAACGCCTGGTCGGAGCAGTGGCAGCCGAGGCGCAACTCGTATTTCTGGGCGACGTTGATCAACTGCCGTCGGTTTCCGCGGGTGCGGCGTTTCGCGATCTGGTGCCGCTTGATCGCGTCCATCCACTCTCCAACTCAAGCGTACGACTGTCGCGCAACTATCGAACCCCGAGCAGTAGCCCGACCGGCGCTGCCATCGTCGAGGTATGTCGGCGCATCAACGCGGGCGACCAAACGCTGGCATCGGGGGTCAATTCGGGGGGAAAACTGGCGCCGCAGCTGCGATCGAAGGTTGACGAGATTGAATTCAATGGCGTGGAGCTGCTGCCTGCTCCGCCCGGTGGGCTGGACGAGTTCCTGGATCGATGGGAGCGCGAGCAGATCGTTGGGGGCGCCGAGACCGATTCCTTGGTGAACCATGAGTATGCGATCGGCGAGGAAACCATTTCCAACGAGGATCACACGAGCCTCACGCAGTTATGCGACTACCGCGCCAGAACCAGGATCTTGTGTGCGACGCGCGTGGGGCTGTCGGGCTCGGATGCGATCAACGCGCGCATGCATCGCCAGATGTTGCACAATCGGGCTGGGCAAACGATACGCGGAGTACCGATGATCGCAGGGGACCCGGTAGTCGTCGTGCGCAATGACTACGATCGCTCGCTGTTCAACGGCGATCAGGGTGTAGTTGTCAATGCGCTCGATTCCGACGGAAGGCACTACGGTGCAGCGGTCTTCGTTAGAGGGAGCGATCTTGCAGTGTTTCGCCTCGATATGCTCGGTGATCTGCTCGAACTGGGTTATGCGACAACGGTTCATAAGGCGCAGGGCTCCGAGTTCGATATTGCCGCCGTGATGCTTCCGGAGCGCGATTTGCCCGTGCTGACGCGCGAACTGTTGTATACGGCCGTAAGCCGTTGCTGCCGCGGGGTGGTGATTGTGGGCGACCCCGGCTTGCTTAGTGCCGGCATCGCGCGAAAAGCCGTTAGGTATTCTGGCGTGGCGGCGGAGTTGGCAGCGCGGTTTCCTCCTGGGGTCCCGGAGCAGTTGGAGTTGCCGCTGGCTCGGTCTCGTTCCCGAGATACATAG